A segment of the Oncorhynchus tshawytscha isolate Ot180627B linkage group LG06, Otsh_v2.0, whole genome shotgun sequence genome:
aacttCTTTCAAGcggtcaggcattcccttggcagcaagagcctctcggtgaaTGCTAcagcagtgtacccaagtggcgtcgggtgCAACTGTTTGCACGAGCGTTGCCACTCCACtaggtctccctgtcatggcttttgcggcATCAGTACAGATatcaacatgagcagcagctacagttgcagtcagaagtttacatacaacatagccaaatatatttaaactcagtttttcacaattcctgatatttaatccaagtaacaattccctgttttaggtcagttaggatcaccattttattttaagaatgtgaaatgtcagaataatagtagagaaaatgatttatttgagcttttatttctttcatcacattcccagtgggtcagaagtttacatacactcaattagtatttagcagcattgcctttaaattgtttaacttgggtcaaatgttttgggtagccttccacaagcttccctcagtaagttgggtgaattttggcccattcctcctgacagagctggtgttactgagtcaggtttgtaggtctccttgctcacacatactttttcagttctgcccacaaattttctataggattgaggtcagggctttgtgatggccactccaataccttgactttgttgtccttaagccattttgccacaactttggaagtatgcctgggggtcattgtccatatgttttatttttgcttcatcagaccagaggacatttctcgaaaaagtatgatctttgtccccatgtgcagttgcaaatcagtctggcttttttatggcggttttggagcagtggcttcttccttgctgagcggcctttcaggttgtgtcggtataggactcgttttactgtggatatagatcattttgtacctgcttcttcagcatcttcacaaggtctttttctgttgttctgggattgatttgcaattcaCACCTaattacgttaatctctaggagacagaacacatctccttcctgagcagtatgacagctgcgtggtcccatggtgtttatacttgcgtactattgtttgtacagatgaacgtggtaccttcaggcgtttggaaattactcccaaggatgaaccagacttgtggaggtctacaatttctttcctgaggtcttggctggtttcttttgattttcccatgatgtcaagcaaagaggcactgagtttgaaggtaggccttgaaatatatccacaggcacacctccaattgactcaaatgatgtcaattagcctatcagaagcttctaaagccatgacataattttctggaattttccaagctgtttaaaaggcagtcaatttagtgtatgtaaacttctgacccaatggaattgtgatacagtgaattagaagttaaataatctgtctgtaaacaattgttggaaaattgacttgtgtcatgcacaaagtagatgtcctaaccgacttgccaaaactatagtttgttaacaagaaatttgtggagtggttgaaaaacgagttttgatGACTcccacctaagtgtatgtaatcttccgacttcaactgaagaaaaaaaatatatacacaaaatATGGTTCCCCccccttctttaaaaaaaatgtaaatgacatttttatttggcctacccccgacggcattgtgtGTATCCCAGTTGGGGAATACCTGCTCTACGCTATACTTGCTTATTTTGTCACagactgaaattaggcaaactattagttttagcaaccaggaaatggcagagggcTTTCTGCATAGTACAACAAGTGGGAGGAGGTGTGGAAGTAGTTGGTGGTTAAATGTAAGCGATGATTGTCAAACAGAAGGGGAGTGCCTCTGCTACAGCAGTAGGTTCTATTTCTGTTTGTGTCTGTACCTCTGTGTAGTCCTCTAGCAGCTCTTTGTGGATAAGCAGGAAGGCATGGCGAGTGTCTGTCAGTATATCCAGGGCTCCTGTCAGGGTCTTCAGCTTGGCCCCACTGCTGCTCTGACCTGTAAACACACATTGTTACTCAATGACACCACCTTTCAGGAGACTATGACAGTTTTGACCTGGCTGGGAGTgtgcctggccctggcctgggtGAGTGAGCCTGGCTGACCTGCCATGGTGAACTCGGCGAAGGCCACCCTCTCCAGGAGGGTGCGGAGCAGCTCGCAGGGTGCGTCCTTCAGGCTGAGGAACAGGAGGACAGCCTTGCTGTAGTGCAGCTCTGCCAGGCTCCTGTGCTGCTTCCTCAGGTGCTCATCCCCCACCTGACACAGAGGAGGAAACATCCAGAATGTACTACACAGACTGAACATCTTAATGCTTTTCTACAGATGCAACATGATTTAAATGGTTTAAAAGAGGACGACTGGTAGATATCTTTATCTAGATACAGTGTTTATCCTATGTCAGGTCCTTACCTGGTTGCGGAAGCAGCTGTGGTACATGGAGGCCAGGCGGTGGTGGATGGTGGCAGCTCTGTACTGGTAGAGGGGCTGGCGTGCCGACTCGGTCTGCAGGTCACAGTACTTCAGAGACTTCAGCATGGCCTCCGTCACCTCCCGCTCAATCTGGCAACCCACATCAATGAAAACTTAGTTATGGATTACTGTGCTCCTACAATTTTCACACCGGCGCTAACCATTTCACCTAAGGCAGCATATAGAGTCCGTATGGTTAGTTAACTTGCTAGACATTTCCCATTCTGTTCATTCACCTAGTATGAATCTATCCAAGTGTTACCTGTTCCTGAGCCTTCCTGGACAGAGGGGCGTAGTCTTGCAGCAGAGTGGCCAGGGTGAAGTAGGTAGTGGACAGCTCCCAGTTGACTGAGTCCCACACTGCAGGGTGGTTCCCTCTGGTGGCCAGGGAACGCATAGCCCTGAGGTAGTAGTCTATAgcctggagggggagagagcgagtgtAAAGGTCCCTGCTCCATTTTCATTAGCACCAACTCTTACTGAAAGCGTAGTGATTTTAAGTTGAATTGCCCTACTTAAAAACCTCAGAGCATTTAAGCAGCAGTTGCCAACATGACAGGAAAGTGACTGGCACAAAGATAAGCAGATCGTTTAGCCTTCATGCCTTTCTATTTATTGTGGAAAGCAATACGGGGTTGGTGTAGTCATAGAAATCATGATATGTCTATTACATAATGATAGTTCTATTAGTGTGGTAGCGGTACCTTATTGTAATAGAGAGACTCCTCTGGGGAGAACTCTCCTCTGCTCAGGTCTGCAGATGTAGCACAGTGGGCCTGGGCACAGATCCTCATCAGCCTGCCTGTGTTGCACAGCAGCAGGGAGGTGTTGGTGCTGTCCTCAATGGCCTCAAAGTCCTTCATGCCCTTCTCAAAGCACGAGAAACTCTTCTTCCATATCTCCTGTTCAGCTATAGATACAGACTTCTTCACTGAAAAGGAGGGGGGGTGTTAGAGTGAGGAAGAGGTTCAttcatatttgtttattttaggTCTGTTTCCTGAAGTAAGATAACGTGTTTCACAAATATTTCTTATATTGCTTACAGCAGTCATAAATTAAATCATTAGTCAACAAATCAATCATTTACACAAAATCATCCTCCATAACTGATGGGCCAGACTCCCTACCTTCCTTCTCGGTCTGCATGGCAGCAGCCTGGTTCATGTAGAAGACTCCTATCTCGTTGCGAATGTTGCCCAGTCTCTTCAGTACCTGGGCTAGCTGTTCAGGACCATGCTCTTTCACCACCCCAGAGGTCAGCAGCTCGTAGGCCGCCTCATAACACTTACTGCTCACAAACAGCTGGTACTCTGGGTCCGTGGCCAGGTCACTGGCCATGTTAAAGGCTGGGGGACAGTCACACAGGCCAGACTGATCTAATTTGTAACAACAATGATGCACTGCATTTATATATAGGATTGTTCAATCTTTTAAGTATTGTAATGTTAGCGTTTGTTATTACAGGTTCTTGCTTCTGAAAAGCATTACAGCAGGGATTATCAACaagattcagccgcgggccttCAAACCTTGCTttcatttgtatacaatcacgtATCACTATTGTGCATGGGAATACTTGGAAACAGTTTTCTTATATTAAAATcatttggagctgatttcctggtgtttttccagtcttatgtccaacaatgaaaaatACTCAAAACCACCCGTGGCCCGCCAATTGGAGAATCCTGCAACATTAAACAGCAAATCTACAGAATACTGAAACCTTTTGTGTCAATTGTGAAGGGATGTGGAGGGATGCGTTTGATGAAAAGTGTGAGTGTCTCCTCACCCTGGCAGCTGCTCTCTCTGTGCAGGCTGTGCAGCACctcctggtcctccctggtctggTAGCTGTACTCCTCCAGGTAGGCAGCACGGTTACTGGCATTCTGGGCAAGCATCAGCTGGATGtccccacacagagacagacactggcTGTGGAACAGCAGCACCCGCGAGTGCAGGGTACTGCTCACCGAACAGTAGGCatctgcagagggagggagagagcaagagaaagatgGATGAAGGAAGGGAGCTAGCAAGGAAGGTTCAACCCTATTTCAACAGTTCCCTCATTATCCATCAGTCCAATCTCACACAGCCAATCTGATCACGGTTAACTACATGTCCCAGAATGCCTAACTGAACCAGAGAGGACACACTGACCGTGGCACTGCAGGGCCAGTTTGATGTAGCGCAGGGCCCGGCCATACTTGAGCAGATTAGTGGCAGCGTCTGACAGTACGTAGTAGGCCTTGGACGCCTTGAAGAAGAGCTGCAGCTTCATACGGTGCTGCCAGGACCCTGGGATCATCCCTGACCGGGTCGGATGCTTCCGGTCCTCCTGGAAGGGACCAGCTGTACCCAAGAGAtatagggacagagaggggggataagagagatagatagggaaaAGAGATataggggcagagagagataaatagggTAAACAATATAGAGGCATTTATTAGGGGCTCTTCACATATAACGAGGAATATGCTCATTATGGTACAACATCCTTCATTATCAATATTGTAGTATATCAATGCTTCTTGATGGGGTCAGTGATGGCCAACCTCTGTCCAGGAGGAGTGCGATCCCTTTCTCCACGGCCTTACTCCCATCCTCGTACTTCAGGGGGATGGGGGTGTTTGGGTCAGCAGCTGGGAGGTCACTCTCCTTCTTAATGCTGCCGTCCACTGCTTTTAGGCCCTGCCAATCACATCCAAACAATATATAAAACATATAGAGATGCACACAAACATCAACGAcgtcacacctgcccagacccacatgtTCCCACTGCATCCATCTCCAGTGCTTGGAAGACTATGCCACATGGCCTCAAATTGcactattctgtctctctctgtcgcccaTACCTTTTCAATATTGAACTAATAATGCCTTTGATTCTTCCACAGTCTTAACGATGGAGGATCAGTTGATTTCAAGGGTCTTTTTTTGTTGATGATGATTGACGAGAAAAATATGGTCCAACCCATTGGCTATCTCACCACAccctcatatgccatgtcttgaaataagCAGATAGACgtattaaaagtacatttacattccCATAACTATCACTACATTGCAGTAGAGGCTCACCTTTAAGACGTAGCTGAGGACATGCCGACATCTTTCCTCCTTGTCTTGAGAGACGGGAAATGCGTAGATTGGCTGTAGCGGGGGGGAAATATTACTTCATTGTCTCTATAGATGTTCTAAGACTCACTCTGTGTAGTGGCTAGTTTCTAGTTAGGTCAAGATATGTCAACATATCCATAATGTCACCCAAGCAGAGTAACTAGTGATAAACGTGTGACACTCACCCTGATCTGGTGAGTGGACTTGTACTTCTCTGGAACAGACAGCTCCCCCACTGATTTGATAATAGCTACAGCTTTGCTATCATCCTGTGAGTCCAACGTGGTACTAAAGGAGCCGTTCTCATCACTGTCCTCTGGTAGGTCTTCTGGATCCTCTTCATCATCCTCGTCACTGTAGCTGTCCTCTGAGCCCCCGGCCCGCAGCGACTCCCCCCCAGCTCCCTCCTCTGGAGGCTCGTCCAACTGGAACAGCTCTGCCAGCATATAGTGGGCCGATGCTATGATCTGAGCCAATCAGAAAAGGGAGAGGACAGTTAGAGAGATGGAACAGGCCAACAACAGAGAAAGAACAGGCTAGCCGTGTTGTTCAACAAACGTGTAATTTATTTTTCTGCAAATTTCTCATCTTTTGATATCAATGACTTGCACAAACATTTTAGAAACAATCAAAGGCTTTTGGTCTTGTGGAGTAAGTAAGAGTACCAGTCCAGTCCATTACCTGTGGGTGCCTGTCCTGGTCCAGGAGCTTCACACAGTTGAGGAGCAACGTTCTGATTGTTCCATAGTGCTTCCTGTTCTGGCTCTTCTTCAGCATCATGTTGCTAGCCACTCTGCAAGAACAACAACGCACATTCTACAAAACAGAATGTATAGTCTACTGCCACCTGTTGGACTTACTGTATTTGCAATTACTGCACTGACTGATAACCCTATGTTTTGTGTACTGGTTTCAGGGATGTGTAGATAATGTTCCAGGTTGCAGGTGCCTACTTGTAAAGGAGCACAGCCACTGGCAGAGTGAAAGGGTTCTGGCATTTCTCCTCTGCTGCTTCCTCACAGAGAGTGGTGAGGTCATACAGCTTTACGATGTCACTTCCACTAGCTGAGGAagcacagaaacagaacagtaagATTAAGTAGGGCTACTGCCACATAATACTGTTTAATTACCAGGTAATTATCACGTTTATTTTGTAAGTCCTACAGGAATTAGCGAGTGTGTTGTGTTATCTCCCACCTTTGAAGAGCCAGTAGGTATGGCCCTCTTTGGTGCAGTTAGACTTGAGGAAGGACAGAATGTTCTGAGCGATGTCTTTCACAACCCTGGTTGAGAAGGTGGAGTTCTCCAGATCAGGGATGTCTTCCGTTTTGATCATCTCATATTTCTGACCAAATAACAAAATCAGCGCTAACTTTATAACTATGTTTACATTttaatcatttagcagactctcatCTAGAATGACTAACAGGAGCAATACaggttaagttccttgctcaagggcacagacagatttttcaccaagtCGGCTCacggattcgaaccagtgaccatTCGGTTACTGGCTACCTGCCCAGTGTTAAATTgtgaatatgtacagtaccagtcaaaagttaggacacacctactatttccagggtttctttattttgactattttctacattgtagaataatagtgaacacatcaaaactatgaaataacacatacggaatcatgtagtaaccaaaaaagtgttacatcaAAAACTTTTatagagattcttcaaagtagccacctttgccttgatgacagctttgcacactcttggcattctctcaaacagcttcatgaggtagtcacttggaatgcatttcaattaacaagtgtgccttgataaaagttcatttgtggaatttctttccttcttaatgcgtttgatccaatcagttgtgttgtgacaaggtaggtgtggtatacagaatatagccctatttggtaaaataccaagtccacattgtggcaagaacagctcaaataagcaaagagaaacaacagtctatcattactttaagacatgaaggtcagtcaatccaaaaaatatcaagaactttgaaagatttttcaagtgcagtttcaaaaaccactatgaaactggctctcatgaggaccgccacaggaaaggaagatcctgagttacctctgctgcagaggataagttcattagagttatctgcacctcagactgcagcccaaataaatgcttcagagttcaagtaacagacacatctcaacatcaactgttcagaggagagtgTGTGAATCAGGcaatcatggtcgaatttctgcaaagaaaccactacaaaaggacaccaataataagaagagacttgctgggccaagaaacacaagcagtggacattagaccagcggaaatctgtcctttggtccaaatttgatatttttgtttccaaccgccgtgtcttagAGAGACGCAGATTATGTGAATGGATGATttctacatgtgtggttcccaccgtgaagtatggaggaggaggtgtgatggtgctttgctggtgacactgtgaattatttagaattcaaggcacacttaaccagcatggttaccacagcattctgcaacgatacgccatcccatctggtttgcacttagtgggactaccatttgtttttcaacaagacaatgacccaaaacacacctccaggctgtgtaagggc
Coding sequences within it:
- the edrf1 gene encoding erythroid differentiation-related factor 1 isoform X1 produces the protein MSSAPGNREDCVPPDRGSEDVTLDDSGGDIASTTGRQELEMCLGNNEIKSRAVVKYSAAPPPTTYALLQEKTDLKLPPANWLRESPQLGPAGSTVLGSSSKSKPFSSFGMAYDFIDSIGDDVDVVSDSENIKKLLKIPYSKSHVSMAVHRVGRTLLLDELDIQELFMRSSQTGDWTWLKEFYQRLIDQKWQRKKKSKEHWYQKAILSKFLYYSINGDGAAEPVPDSDNTDEGCGAEEFGPSWPATFTSTASDSEESAAHKESLQEGVPMDSKYALGQVASKEQNLTTLFNEGENSQGLRNDFVRNILWTFEDIHMLVGSNMPIFGGGRYPAVSLRLRDNNKPINILTGIDYWLDNLMCNVPELVMCFHVNGIVQKYEMIKTEDIPDLENSTFSTRVVKDIAQNILSFLKSNCTKEGHTYWLFKASGSDIVKLYDLTTLCEEAAEEKCQNPFTLPVAVLLYKVASNMMLKKSQNRKHYGTIRTLLLNCVKLLDQDRHPQIIASAHYMLAELFQLDEPPEEGAGGESLRAGGSEDSYSDEDDEEDPEDLPEDSDENGSFSTTLDSQDDSKAVAIIKSVGELSVPEKYKSTHQIRPIYAFPVSQDKEERCRHVLSYVLKGLKAVDGSIKKESDLPAADPNTPIPLKYEDGSKAVEKGIALLLDRAGPFQEDRKHPTRSGMIPGSWQHRMKLQLFFKASKAYYVLSDAATNLLKYGRALRYIKLALQCHDAYCSVSSTLHSRVLLFHSQCLSLCGDIQLMLAQNASNRAAYLEEYSYQTREDQEVLHSLHRESSCQDQSGLCDCPPAFNMASDLATDPEYQLFVSSKCYEAAYELLTSGVVKEHGPEQLAQVLKRLGNIRNEIGVFYMNQAAAMQTEKEVKKSVSIAEQEIWKKSFSCFEKGMKDFEAIEDSTNTSLLLCNTGRLMRICAQAHCATSADLSRGEFSPEESLYYNKAIDYYLRAMRSLATRGNHPAVWDSVNWELSTTYFTLATLLQDYAPLSRKAQEQIEREVTEAMLKSLKYCDLQTESARQPLYQYRAATIHHRLASMYHSCFRNQVGDEHLRKQHRSLAELHYSKAVLLFLSLKDAPCELLRTLLERVAFAEFTMAGQSSSGAKLKTLTGALDILTDTRHAFLLIHKELLEDYTETDCPELTRHLDSGADGTTSSGLNTIEVMKLIGVFEPSFSFLLLQLVKLMTAMKRKPSNKDEELLKTYKNVYSKILRAEKTAPLLSRIELFLDLLQQLTPKTGSGDLGASS
- the edrf1 gene encoding erythroid differentiation-related factor 1 isoform X5, coding for MCLGNNEIKSRAVVKYSAAPPPTTYALLQEKTDLKLPPANWLRESPQLGPAGSTVLGSSSKSKPFSSFGMAYDFIDSIGDDVDVVSDSENIKKLLKIPYSKSHVSMAVHRVGRTLLLDELDIQELFMRSSQTGDWTWLKEFYQRLIDQKWQRKKKSKEHWYQKAILSKFLYYSINGDGAAEPVPDSDNTDEGCGAEEFGPSWPATFTSTASDSEESAAHKESLQEGVPMDSKYALGQVASKEQNLTTLFNEGENSQGLRNDFVRNILWTFEDIHMLVGSNMPIFGGGRYPAVSLRLRDNNKPINILTGIDYWLDNLMCNVPELVMCFHVNGIVQKYEMIKTEDIPDLENSTFSTRVVKDIAQNILSFLKSNCTKEGHTYWLFKASGSDIVKLYDLTTLCEEAAEEKCQNPFTLPVAVLLYKVASNMMLKKSQNRKHYGTIRTLLLNCVKLLDQDRHPQIIASAHYMLAELFQLDEPPEEGAGGESLRAGGSEDSYSDEDDEEDPEDLPEDSDENGSFSTTLDSQDDSKAVAIIKSVGELSVPEKYKSTHQIRPIYAFPVSQDKEERCRHVLSYVLKGLKAVDGSIKKESDLPAADPNTPIPLKYEDGSKAVEKGIALLLDRAGPFQEDRKHPTRSGMIPGSWQHRMKLQLFFKASKAYYVLSDAATNLLKYGRALRYIKLALQCHDAYCSVSSTLHSRVLLFHSQCLSLCGDIQLMLAQNASNRAAYLEEYSYQTREDQEVLHSLHRESSCQDQSGLCDCPPAFNMASDLATDPEYQLFVSSKCYEAAYELLTSGVVKEHGPEQLAQVLKRLGNIRNEIGVFYMNQAAAMQTEKEVKKSVSIAEQEIWKKSFSCFEKGMKDFEAIEDSTNTSLLLCNTGRLMRICAQAHCATSADLSRGEFSPEESLYYNKAIDYYLRAMRSLATRGNHPAVWDSVNWELSTTYFTLATLLQDYAPLSRKAQEQIEREVTEAMLKSLKYCDLQTESARQPLYQYRAATIHHRLASMYHSCFRNQVGDEHLRKQHRSLAELHYSKAVLLFLSLKDAPCELLRTLLERVAFAEFTMAGQSSSGAKLKTLTGALDILTDTRHAFLLIHKELLEDYTETDCPELTRHLDSGADGTTSSGLNTIEVMKLIGVFEPSFSFLLLQLVKLMTAMKRKPSNKDEELLKTYKNVYSKILRAEKTAPLLSRIELFLDLLQQLTPKTGSGDLGASS
- the edrf1 gene encoding erythroid differentiation-related factor 1 isoform X2, whose translation is MSSAPGNREDCVPPDRGSEDVTLDDSGGDIASTTGRQELEMCLGNNEIKSRAVVKYSAAPPPTTYALLQEKTDLKLPPANWLRESPQLGPAGSTVLGSSSKSKPFSSFGMAYDFIDSIGDDVDVVSDSENIKKLLKIPYSKSHVSMAVHRVGRTLLLDELDIQELFMRSSQTGDWTWLKEFYQRLIDQKWQRKKKSKEHWYQKAILSKFLYYSINGDGAAEPVPDSDNTDEGCGAEEFGPSWPATFTSTASDSEESAAHKEEGVPMDSKYALGQVASKEQNLTTLFNEGENSQGLRNDFVRNILWTFEDIHMLVGSNMPIFGGGRYPAVSLRLRDNNKPINILTGIDYWLDNLMCNVPELVMCFHVNGIVQKYEMIKTEDIPDLENSTFSTRVVKDIAQNILSFLKSNCTKEGHTYWLFKASGSDIVKLYDLTTLCEEAAEEKCQNPFTLPVAVLLYKVASNMMLKKSQNRKHYGTIRTLLLNCVKLLDQDRHPQIIASAHYMLAELFQLDEPPEEGAGGESLRAGGSEDSYSDEDDEEDPEDLPEDSDENGSFSTTLDSQDDSKAVAIIKSVGELSVPEKYKSTHQIRPIYAFPVSQDKEERCRHVLSYVLKGLKAVDGSIKKESDLPAADPNTPIPLKYEDGSKAVEKGIALLLDRAGPFQEDRKHPTRSGMIPGSWQHRMKLQLFFKASKAYYVLSDAATNLLKYGRALRYIKLALQCHDAYCSVSSTLHSRVLLFHSQCLSLCGDIQLMLAQNASNRAAYLEEYSYQTREDQEVLHSLHRESSCQDQSGLCDCPPAFNMASDLATDPEYQLFVSSKCYEAAYELLTSGVVKEHGPEQLAQVLKRLGNIRNEIGVFYMNQAAAMQTEKEVKKSVSIAEQEIWKKSFSCFEKGMKDFEAIEDSTNTSLLLCNTGRLMRICAQAHCATSADLSRGEFSPEESLYYNKAIDYYLRAMRSLATRGNHPAVWDSVNWELSTTYFTLATLLQDYAPLSRKAQEQIEREVTEAMLKSLKYCDLQTESARQPLYQYRAATIHHRLASMYHSCFRNQVGDEHLRKQHRSLAELHYSKAVLLFLSLKDAPCELLRTLLERVAFAEFTMAGQSSSGAKLKTLTGALDILTDTRHAFLLIHKELLEDYTETDCPELTRHLDSGADGTTSSGLNTIEVMKLIGVFEPSFSFLLLQLVKLMTAMKRKPSNKDEELLKTYKNVYSKILRAEKTAPLLSRIELFLDLLQQLTPKTGSGDLGASS
- the edrf1 gene encoding erythroid differentiation-related factor 1 isoform X4 is translated as MSSAPGNREDCVPPDRGSEDVTLDDSGGDIASTTGRQELEMCLGNNEIKSRAVVKYSAAPPPTTYALLQEKTDLKLPPANWLRESPQLGPAGSTVLGSSSKSKPFSSFGMAYDFIDSIGDDVDVVSDSENIKKLLKIPYSKSHVSMAVHRVGRTLLLDELDIQELFMRSSQTGDWTWLKEFYQRLIDQKWQRKKKSKEHWYQKAILSKFLYYSINGDGAAEPVPDSDNTDEGCGAEEFGPSWPATFTSTASDSEESAAHKEEGVPMDSKYALGQVASKEQNLTTLFNEGENSQGLRNDFVRNILWTFEDIHMLVGSNMPIFGGGRYPAVSLRLRDNNKPINILTGIDYWLDNLMCNVPELVMCFHVNGIVQKYEMIKTEDIPDLENSTFSTRVVKDIAQNILSFLKSNCTKEGHTYWLFKASGSDIVKLYDLTTLCEEAAEEKCQNPFTLPVAVLLYKVASNMMLKKSQNRKHYGTIRTLLLNCVKLLDQDRHPQIIASAHYMLAELFQLDEPPEEGAGGESLRAGGSEDSYSDEDDEEDPEDLPEDSDENGSFSTTLDSQDDSKAVAIIKSVGELSVPEKYKSTHQIRPIYAFPVSQDKEERCRHVLSYVLKGLKAVDGSIKKESDLPAADPNTPIPLKYEDGSKAVEKGIALLLDRAGPFQEDRKHPTRSGMIPGSWQHRMKLQLFFKASKAYYVLSDAATNLLKYGRALRYIKLALQCHDAYCSVSSTLHSRVLLFHSQCLSLCGDIQLMLAQNASNRAAYLEEYSYQTREDQEVLHSLHRESSCQAFNMASDLATDPEYQLFVSSKCYEAAYELLTSGVVKEHGPEQLAQVLKRLGNIRNEIGVFYMNQAAAMQTEKEVKKSVSIAEQEIWKKSFSCFEKGMKDFEAIEDSTNTSLLLCNTGRLMRICAQAHCATSADLSRGEFSPEESLYYNKAIDYYLRAMRSLATRGNHPAVWDSVNWELSTTYFTLATLLQDYAPLSRKAQEQIEREVTEAMLKSLKYCDLQTESARQPLYQYRAATIHHRLASMYHSCFRNQVGDEHLRKQHRSLAELHYSKAVLLFLSLKDAPCELLRTLLERVAFAEFTMAGQSSSGAKLKTLTGALDILTDTRHAFLLIHKELLEDYTETDCPELTRHLDSGADGTTSSGLNTIEVMKLIGVFEPSFSFLLLQLVKLMTAMKRKPSNKDEELLKTYKNVYSKILRAEKTAPLLSRIELFLDLLQQLTPKTGSGDLGASS
- the edrf1 gene encoding erythroid differentiation-related factor 1 isoform X3, whose amino-acid sequence is MSSAPGNREDCVPPDRGSEDVTLDDSGGDIASTTGRQELEMCLGNNEIKSRAVVKYSAAPPPTTYALLQEKTDLKLPPANWLRESPQLGPAGSTVLGSSSKSKPFSSFGMAYDFIDSIGDDVDVVSDSENIKKLLKIPYSKSHVSMAVHRVGRTLLLDELDIQELFMRSSQTGDWTWLKEFYQRLIDQKWQRKKKSKEHWYQKAILSKFLYYSINGDGAAEPVPDSDNTDEGCGAEEFGPSWPATFTSTASDSEESAAHKESLQEGVPMDSKYALGQVASKEQNLTTLFNEGENSQGLRNDFVRNILWTFEDIHMLVGSNMPIFGGGRYPAVSLRLRDNNKPINILTGIDYWLDNLMCNVPELVMCFHVNGIVQKYEMIKTEDIPDLENSTFSTRVVKDIAQNILSFLKSNCTKEGHTYWLFKASGSDIVKLYDLTTLCEEAAEEKCQNPFTLPVAVLLYKVASNMMLKKSQNRKHYGTIRTLLLNCVKLLDQDRHPQIIASAHYMLAELFQLDEPPEEGAGGESLRAGGSEDSYSDEDDEEDPEDLPEDSDENGSFSTTLDSQDDSKAVAIIKSVGELSVPEKYKSTHQIRPIYAFPVSQDKEERCRHVLSYVLKGLKAVDGSIKKESDLPAADPNTPIPLKYEDGSKAVEKGIALLLDRAGPFQEDRKHPTRSGMIPGSWQHRMKLQLFFKASKAYYVLSDAATNLLKYGRALRYIKLALQCHDAYCSVSSTLHSRVLLFHSQCLSLCGDIQLMLAQNASNRAAYLEEYSYQTREDQEVLHSLHRESSCQAFNMASDLATDPEYQLFVSSKCYEAAYELLTSGVVKEHGPEQLAQVLKRLGNIRNEIGVFYMNQAAAMQTEKEVKKSVSIAEQEIWKKSFSCFEKGMKDFEAIEDSTNTSLLLCNTGRLMRICAQAHCATSADLSRGEFSPEESLYYNKAIDYYLRAMRSLATRGNHPAVWDSVNWELSTTYFTLATLLQDYAPLSRKAQEQIEREVTEAMLKSLKYCDLQTESARQPLYQYRAATIHHRLASMYHSCFRNQVGDEHLRKQHRSLAELHYSKAVLLFLSLKDAPCELLRTLLERVAFAEFTMAGQSSSGAKLKTLTGALDILTDTRHAFLLIHKELLEDYTETDCPELTRHLDSGADGTTSSGLNTIEVMKLIGVFEPSFSFLLLQLVKLMTAMKRKPSNKDEELLKTYKNVYSKILRAEKTAPLLSRIELFLDLLQQLTPKTGSGDLGASS